AGAAACTCAGTATATGGaccaccaagatggctcagttggaaaGAGTGCCTGCCATACTCTCTCCCAGTACCTACCCCTAACtgccacacataaataaatgcacaaacaaatgtgggccagtgaaatggcttacCAGATAAAGGGTTTGTTCACatacctaagttcaatcccctgTCCCTGGAGAACTGGCCCTCACAAATTTTCCCCTAACCTCCACTCATGGGTGTGGGACATgcatacaaaatgaataaatatgcaaatatagtAAGAATCTCATGATAGGTCCTTTCTAtctatgaattttatatttatggacTGAAACCTTGGAAACAAACTACTTGAAAAAGTATCTCTACAGTGAAAAATGTATTGTTTCCTCCTATCATGGTCCTGTACTTAACACAATAAGACTAGGGTCTATGTAGTATTCATATTAGGCATTGAAAATAATCTAAAGAAGATCTGAATATGTGGAAAGAAGTGTAGAGTAACTTTAATATTTTACTAGTTTGTGAGGGTTGACTGCTTGACTGACTCAGACCCTAAAGTCTTAATCATTTTGCATTTCTATTTACTATATTGACATCTACTGTTGTTATTATTGACCAGGTCTCACAATGTAATCTGAGCTGGCCTCCCACTTCGtgctctctcttttgagacagggtctcactatgtagttctggctaacCTGAAACTGGTACAAAGACCAGGGTGGTTGGGAACTCATAgggatccaactgtctctgcttcttgtatgctggggttaaaggcatgcagcactgtGCTCAACTTGCTCGTTGTTTTATCATGAGATTTACATGCATCCATCACCAAACTGGCTGTATTTGTTTCCTGAACAATGTTTTTCTCCCTGTTACTTTGACCCATTCTGCACTCTGTTGATAAATACACTGCCCCCATCCCCAACACTATGGAGTAAGGAggatatagtgggtagccattccagctttgaatggaagttccaacccccatcgagacttcggcaactgtcacgcctacaagtcggggccaagggaggcgctttgagacccaagatctggatgggccagtgtgATCTCAGTTCTGGCACCCTGAATGGTGGAGTTGGAAtgaacagagctccagagaacaccgctggactttaATACATTTTCCCCAGACCTtatgacctacctatcccttaatttgtaagttacgccattaaataaatatccttttaactacatggagtagccttaataatttcaccaatatctagCACCCAACGTGGGGCCTGAACCcccaaccctgagattaagagtctcatcctctaccgactgagctagttgggttcaaacactggtttaataacaagaacaaaggtgagtcattattgggactgatacaggctttaaaagatagcaatgaaggcttacagaaaaagattctctccctggaatctgctaaccaggatttacaggctttcaaacatagcaatgaaggcttataGAAAacgattctttctctagaatttgctaatcaggatttacaaacaggcttgtacccaaaattgattttattgataataaatatgaatatttaatggatagaacactaactctccagagtgaaattgtggctactcagacagtatataaggaagaaagattatcgctaattgataagataaggtccatggaatcatgtgtttccgAAGAAGATAAAAACTTCCaagattccatgagaaatctggaatcccttgcaagagaggaggtttactccctagaacagaccctaggtgcttgtTTGCAAGCCCTGGAGGAAACTCTCAATtaacatgacaagggacctaataataaacagaagggcaagaccatacaggttgtaacatctccaaatggctctcatacaatggcttatcctgttagcatccatgagaagccagcagatgacacacaccccgagccatatatgacatacacattacaaccaatttcaacaagggactttaaaaatataaagaaagctgTAGTCACATATGAGATACACTCCACATagataaaacagatgttaaattcgtggtctacctcacatagaatcattccagaagactggcatcagttaatttcagctgttctagaatatagccagcagttacagtggaaaagctggttgataaaagaggcaaaaaattagaacaacaagtaaaatcagaggttttgtgatctcccaagatcagatacttggtgagggatatttcgctgacaggaatgtacaagccacttatgatgaacacacaatatccctatgccgtacagcaccTCTAAatacttgggaaaaaattccagaacctggaaaaccaactgaggtatacacaaagatatttcagggaccgcacgaacccttcactgattttttacaaagactgaacacagtgATAACAAGAGttgtgtcagataaagaattaagaaaattattaacTGAGTctttggcattcgacaatgctaatgcaaaatgcagaagaatacttccACCATtgaagatcagatcagctcctttggaagaatggattcaatatactaatggtgttcagtctcttaactacagtaatgaggcttggataggagagacaaatcccagaggtaaaAGAAGGCCCcgtagtaccaaatgttttaaatgtggtaaccaggtcatataagtaaaaactgtacatggggtactcctagaagtaatactccttctaggaatagcctaaacaggagaccccaaccacctcctggattatgtagaagatgtggcaaagggggacattggaccagtgagtgcagatcaaaaatagatatacaaggcaaccctttactggcgggaaaaacctcagggggcctcttgcaggctccCAAATCAAacgtagtatgaacattcccagccactgtggaagaaattcctctccaggacaactgaataaaccaatgcctaatgtaaaaactgatactacaatggatgataaaaacagctttgatagatggatcacagtttacaaagaaaactataaaacaaatattttggcagacttccataaatgaacaaagaccaaagcttagaaatcgaattaatggcctggttctggagggcctggtagacacaggtgcaagtgtgactataattacaccaaaatcatggcatccgaattggcctcttcaagaggtagatgtccaacttttagggattggcatcctatctcagataaaacagagttcgagatgggttgaatgaaTAGGGCCAGAAGGatagagaggaaggctgaagccatatgtagcaaatgtagcagtaactctttggggccgagatctgttacaacagtggaatacccagattaaaattcctacactttcagaaaaggaatacagaccaatgcatgtttctaggaataatatcatgacatgctataaaaatcagtcaccaaccattcggGCTGTTGACAAACAGAGCATGACTGTtgctgaactctcagaagtaccaactgccttacctttaaaatggctaactaataaacctgtctgggttggacaatggcctttgacaaaagagaagctacaagctttagaacagctcattcaagagcagttaaatgctcaacacattgaagaatctaccagcccttggaactCTCCTATACTTATTATTAAAAAAcagtctggtaattggagaatgctggcAGATCCGAGCGcttttaataaaatgattctgcctttgggctccctacagactgggatgcccttgccctctctgctacccaaagaatggcctataatagttattgacttaaaagactgtttctttcccatacccttacaagaaaatgatagagaaaaatttgccttcacagtacctaattataataattctcagccagtcaagagatatcagtGGAAGGTACCCCCggagggaatgttaaacagccctactttgtgccaatactttgtgcagaaaccattagagataattcatgtaaagtCTCCACAAttcataatttatcactatatcctattagctgatccaaagttagatacattaaaaagcatgtttgaagaaataaaaaaaatttgccTCACTGGAGACTGCAAATTGCtactaaaaaatacaaagaagagattctattaattacttaggatataagatagagctacaaaaaattagtccccaaaaggtacaactaagaagagatagattgaagactcttaacaattttcaaaagttattaggaagcatttccaacttactgggtatcataggaatacccaaagatgaactacaaaatttggctaatactctagaaggggacaaagaattaaatagtccaagagaattatcagccgaagctgagaaggaattggctctagtagaaaagacgaTTCGAGAAGCACACATGGActgtgtggatccagaacttaaatgcattcttgtcatattcccctccagacattcctcaacaggtattttgatgcagagggaagatattatattggaatggatattcctaccattttcttatatagaaaagatctctgatttgattcaaaagggtaaattaagacttcgccagttgacaggaatggacccagcagaaattgtagtacctttaactaatgaggaaatttcatcactatggaaagataatgaatactggcagagagcctgcagtaactttttggaagagattaacaaccactatcccaaaagcaagagaatagaattcataaagaagactgaatgggtccttccccacattgtacgacaaaagccagtTTCTGGACTCCTCGCATTCTATactgcaaataaatcagggaaagcaggatataaatcaggagacttaagtaaaatGGTACAAAATCCatacagctctgtacaaaagacagaactgtatgccattcttatggtactgatggacttcacagaacccctcaatatagtcactgactctcaatatacagagagagttgttttacatattgaaactactaaatttattcctgataatacagaattaacttcattattcattcaattgcaggaaatcatcaaaaaaagagattttatatatatatatcacatatcagatcccatacaggtctgccaggacctctagcacaaggtaatgatgagattgatgagttactaataggtaatgtgctagaagcctcagaatttcataataaataccatgtaaataacaaaggtttaaaaaaggatttctccatcacttggcaacaggctaaggatattgtgaaaaatgtcctacttgttccatctataaccaaactccattacctgcagggggcaatccaaaaggtatacaaataaatgaaatttggcagatggatgtgtttcattttgcagaatttggaagaataaagtatgtacatcataccattgacacctattcaggattttaatggacaactcctatgagttctgaaaaggttgattctgtgattacacacctattacaAGTTATGGCCATCacgggaatacctgtacaaattaagacagacaatgccccagcgtatgtctccaataaaatgagacaattctttgcttattgcaatataaagcatgttacaggtataccacacaatcccacaggccaagcagtcatagaaagatccaatcgaactttaaaggttatgctaaataaacagcaacaggtaacaatgactcctagaaatagactgcatagtgctttattaaccttgaattttctcaatgctgatgagaacagaacaacagctgcggagagacattgaacaacagacaaaactcctgagctaaaccaaccggtttatttcaaggatgtgctgacctcagaatggaaaactggatatgttctacgttggggaggggttttacatttgtttctgcaggagaagaaaagctatggataccaacaaaattaataaaaattcaattcgaacaggaaaaactccttgatgaagagaagtaaaagatcatccaccaatgtgacatctctacaaattgtaagaaaaatttaacaaacaaaggttggggtagggttctgtttttgtctttccaggataatggaaatacccattttccaaaaattataaggccttggatatccgaatatttacagcagaaagaaagaatctattggtaccaatctacacatggtaaaatctcactgtctaacatctatctctctatcaatctagaaaagttgtggttccaattcaattataagtcaagctggctttggagatggaactgGCTCACTTTTTCTCTAagcccaagcatattgctaaaaaaaagtttgagagattcttcagtcccatatcataagagccctctggtgtgggacagaaggaaaccaataaaagggaccattgtcttctaaattctaattctctccatgcttactcttgatttctcagaatcctttcttacatgctgtgtcctctttaaatccaaaccttccatttttgataacaaataagtttttccaatagaaATCttggaagtctccagaaggaagatggggccccaacaacaacaactctacccaatccagaatgatgacATGGTAAtaatcatcatactacactttttgccagaatttcagacaatcttatccattactctaagacttggtgagaacctacagttagtctgagatttaactatctgagctttctcacagtacccaacagagataacatcaccccctaaacagcaggaagcaattctaagaaaacaacaccccttctcccttaggtttcataattctcagggttatggatgatggttatagggttgggggtggaagaaaatattagactcaatattctaaaaaaagggaaaagaagaaatggaatggataggtataagatattatggtagattattgtatatactagtaaacaaatttagtaaaatagcaaccttagataatttgcactgtaatttgtactgttatggattcttatatgttgatacaaatgtaaactatttttatattcctgtttaagataatttgtatattgatacaaatacataactatatttgttataatgtacatatatttctactcttatttgaaatatttttatattgatttttatttgaaatatttttatattgatacaaatgtaaatttatatctgtcatactttatgtatgttctgcttctgtttaggttatttggtatattgatatatatttaagattattgtcatattgcatatcgcactatatattcctacctctgttataaatatcttgtgtattgtcacagttttgaagtcattgttctttaccatacatttgcttatagactgtttaccttgtttatataaagccttagtccttaggttatttcggtagataagacttatagatttatagtcacctatgcctgtcatctctatagttacgttagttaggttatccagatttacagatacataggtcagatggacaggtaatcttcaaacacttcatagacctagagaatatggcattgaaataacttagaattctgttgacatgagacacaattgctcctggctgcaccaatgaTCCCGAGataatgttgggcttctaagacatttccatttggaagtttgtcttcttggcacaaaatggcctactggacaaagaactgcccttgccttgattgctgacagtacgaatgcaatgctgtcctttctggacaagcgggacacaaggaaagcgaccactgtactctgccaagacagggtaagatggtctttcagaattcctgcttctgaaaatggtctgtcagatactctatgtctgtagccaatttgaatgcaccaacaattctgagaaacattaggtgactgtccaggctgccagctgtcttggtctgcTCTTTCAAggttcccgaaagttgcttgcatccatctaccatttctcaggtaccattatgttccttctcaggtctttgatggtattgaagactagcagttatagttacaacttagtatatataatatcttagatagaacatattaagtattagattcaggttctttaggataggacaccttttggaatgatctttgtaacatgccatttacctaagctctatacttctctggattttagtatgtgttttttgcttgatattgtttgcattggttgtagttccatcttatctaggtcattatctctcattattcctggataatatttgataaccattcctttgcatgtagtcttgtattaggttagaaccttcttatttagacaaaaaaagggggagattTAGTGtgtagccattccaactttgatctggaagttccaacccccatcgaGACTTCGGCatctgtcatgcctacaaggcagggccaagggaggcatctagagacccaagatctggatgggccagcactctcttggttccgggaccctgaacggtggaggtggaccgaacggagctccagagaacaccgctagaCTTTGATACACATTCCCCAgaccccgcaacctacctatcccttaatttgtaagttatgccattaaaaaaaatatccttttaactacgtgaagtagccttaataatttcatcaatagaGGAAACAGAGGTCACTCACGTATTATGTCCAGCTGGATTGGGTCACTCCTCTTGGAACTGACTTTATTGAATACTTCACATTGATAGTCCCCAGAATCCTCAATCCTCACAGGGAATATTTGGAGGGTGTGGTTGTTCTCAAACAGCATTTTCCTATTGGTGATCACAAGAATATTGCCTTTGAAGAGCCACTGGATGGAGATCCCATTGTCATTTGACAAGCAGGTCAGGAACACAGAGATCAGGTTTTTGACTGTGGTATTGGTGACTTGGATGAAGGGTGTAGTCACTGGATCTGTGGATAAACATTGGAGGAGACCAGCTGAGAGTCCTTCAGCATCAGAGATCTCAGCCAGCTCATAGGGCCCGTAGAATGAAGGGACCCTCTTCAAGATTGCATGTTTGGAATCAAGATATGGTCTGTAAAGAAAGAGCTGAATCTTATTGCTACCAAGACCACCCGCATTGACCCTGACTCAGGGTATTTGTGTAGATTTGACATTGGGAGCCTCTTCAACCCACCTGTCCAGAAATCTCATGGTGGCGAGGGAAAATGTATTTCCCAATGATATTTGTGGGAATTCTTTTCACACTCTCTGTAATTGTGAACAGTCAAGTCACTCTTTTATTAAAtagtcttctgtttcttttttattaaataaatttcatgGGGTTAAAATGGCCTAGCTAATCTTAAAGGGGTTAAAAGCTAGACCTAAGAACTGGGAGAAATCCCTAACTGAAGGCTTTCTGCTTGTAGAAAAACATAGTATTTCCTGACCATGGATATGGATTTAAAACTACAGAGGAGGAAGTGAATAATCATAGTGCTGACCACAGCCTGCCACTCTAATCCTCAGTATtgatatattttgagacagggtcacagtaCAGTCCTTGCTTGcttgtaacttgctatgtagaccaggctggtctcaaactcacacaaTCTACCTGCCTCTAGTTCCTCAGAGCTGGCATCaaaatgtgtaccaccacactcagctgatatttgttttttgagcctTGAGAAGAATATGCAAAAGAGCATCATCAACTGTCAGTGACATGGCTCACCCTGACTCAGAACAGGGCTCCCAGGAACCTTTTTCACCCACTCTTCAAATTCCATGGAGtcagagctgagacaggagcacaCCTGGGAGCAGAGTTCCTATACCCATCTGTGGGGAATTTTCTCCTCCAATTTGGAGAATAAGAATGTGAGCACATTTGAAAGCCCTGGGTGTTCCTTATAAGTCATGGaggtcataaaatgaaaatggagggGACAGAAAGCTTGTGTTAGGCACAGAAATAAATATTGATCTTGAGTCTCTCCTAACCATGAAAAGACCCTCTGCACAACCTTAGGTTTTTCAAGACTTGGATAACCTCCTCTTTACATTTCAAGCTCCATCCCTATCAGCCAGAAATCAGGAAACCAGAAAGTCATTAGACATAGGGATGGAGCAGGAGCTTTGGGGGAAGACTGAGTTTTGCTTGTTCCCATAGACATGGGCTGGAAATTAAATGCTTCGGCACCTTCCAAAAAAAGCCTAAGGACTCTACTTCAGACCTTCTGCTGatattacagagatccacttattAAGAACTATAATGTTCTTCACTGTGGTCCTATTGATTAGAGGGAAAAAGTTATAGATGAGGCAGGAATAGGATCCGCTATTATTAGTATTGATGTTGGGGATGAAGACCTCTTGGGAGGATGACATGAGCTCTCTCCATTGACAGGCCAAGAGTAATGTGGGGGTGGGTTAGCATCTGTGTGGCAGGAGATATATGGATTGTCcttgaatggaaaaaaatatggGGGGATATGATTTGGACACCTGGACCATCTGGAGCAAACAGAACAAAGCCACAGGTGATGTcagcagagggaaggggaaatactGGTCTGCAGAAGACATAGTATCTCTTTGAGCTGTGCTATAACCTAATTGTGCAGATTtcacccagagctggggaggagatTAGTAGAAGAGTACTCATTCAGCATCACAAGCCCTGATCTATTTCAAGCACAACACACATTTCACCACTGCACGCTCATGTGTACACTGAGCCTGAGTCTAACATGTTCCCTGTCTCCATCACCCTGAACCTCTCTAGGCAGAAGACCCTGGAGCCCATTCAAGCTCAATGGTGGGCCTGTCCACATATGCTTGGGCTGGCTCAGGATGCCCTGGCAGCCTAGGTATCTGTATATTAGGTCTGTGTCGTGAACCCAAGGGAACTGGGACTAAGCATGGTAGTTCTAGCCCTCTGTATTTAGGCATTTGGTACCAggatgaaacagaaaatacttACAGGTAATGTTCAGAGAGAATGGGTCCCTTTTGGGGTCCCTCACTTGGTTCTAGGTTCACATTCATAGGGACCTGTGTTAGTCCTCACAACACTGAGTAAAGTGAGAGTCCTGTTGTCCGTCAGCCTGTCCTCTCCTGAGAGGGTTTGGTCATTTATCCTCCACAGGTAGGCTGTATTCTGAGTCTTAGGCTCACACATTAATGCTACTGAGTCATCACCGTCCAAGGGATTGGAATTGTTGGTTGTGATGTTGGGCTTGGGTAGCAGTGCTGTGCTGACCACAGAGAGATATTTGCCCTGTGTTTTACTTCTGATTCTTGCAAAGGCCTCTTACAACCAGAGATAGTCTCTTAACTCCCAGCTTACCCAGATCCTTAAAGaatcaggcaggaagtaagttAAAGGCAGATGGAGTGGCTGAGTGCTCAGAGATAATGGGGCCTCCTGTGCTGTGTATGGAAGAAGCAAGGACTTTCTCATGAGTGAACTGAGCTGTGGTGTTTTGTGATGGTCAGACTCAAGATTTAGAATGAGAGACCTCATTTTATTTCCTGGTCCTCACTGAACCATTGCCTGCCTTGAGACACAAGGATCAGGTCCCTCCAGCTACACTGACCTCTCCTGCTGAGTGTAGACCTGAGCTCTCCAAGCCTTTGCTCTTCAGGGCTGTCCTACAGATAAGTTATGATTAGTCTTCCCATTGAGCTTCCCTGAGAAACCTGACAGACTGTGAGAGATCTCACACAGCTCAGGATGTGCCTGATATTTAGGTCATGCTGGGTCACAGGTAGACTATTCTTGTCAGGTGTTTGATTTTGATTGACATGAATCTGGGAGCCCTATAAGAATCCTGAGTCTATGAAATGATCTAGAGGAGTGAAGGTCACTTAGTAGGTCTCCATGATGGGGACCTGGAGATGTGGTTGTGGACCAATAGCTTGTGCCACTGATGGCCTATGTGACCCTGACTCAACCACTGTGTTTCCTGTCTAAGTTTTCCTATAATAGGAAACATGGTAAAAGATCATTGCTAGGCCTGCAAGTTAACCATAAATGTGAACAATGACCTGATCTTCCACGAAGCAGTGTCTATTACTATTTTTCTACATGAAATAATCGCTCAACAGCGGTTGGAGAGATGGccgagtggttaagagcactggcagttcTTCTAGAgttcctgatttcaattcccagcaatcccatggtggcttacaaccatctataatgaaatatGGTGTCCCTTTCTGGTTGTCAGGCAAAAcattgcataataaataaataatttaataaataaataaataataattaaataaaataaataaataaatataaaatgaggcTAAACAGATTGTGGGAAGGAAACACCAAGAAGCTTCAGTAGCATGATGTAAATTACATATAAGAAAGAGGAGCAGGTTTGAAATAAACCATAGAGAATTGTAGTCAATGGCCATGTATATTTCAGAGTAGCCAAGACAAATTTCCAATATCTTACCATAACAAATGGGAGATAAATGGGGTAGTACATGTTAAATAGTTGACTTAATCATTCTGTCTTGTACACAGACATCAAAGATTACACTCTTTCTCCAGACTACTTTCAGTTTGAAGGCAACTTAAAGGACTATTAACAAGTAATAGACCATGGATCAAGAAAGTGGAGAGATCATTTTCAAATGCCAGAGAATGTTATGTATTGTACATCTGAACATGggtcaaaatatataaagaactctcacAGTTCAACAATAGTAACAATAAAACCACAAGCAGCTCAatccaaagagaaggaaaagacctgacatttcttttaaagaaagaggaaCAGATGACCAACAAAGACA
The sequence above is drawn from the Peromyscus leucopus breed LL Stock chromosome 1, UCI_PerLeu_2.1, whole genome shotgun sequence genome and encodes:
- the LOC114687729 gene encoding carcinoembryonic antigen-related cell adhesion molecule 1-like, coding for MEFEEWVKKVPGSPVLSQDPVTTPFIQVTNTTVKNLISVFLTCLSNDNGISIQWLFKGNILVITNRKMLFENNHTLQIFPVRIEDSGDYQCEVFNKVSSKRSDPIQLDIIRERSRPKKHRPSSRGIIGIIAQCLMGLIAVIFVVLFLLWRRRRGREPQIENNVKQVDNEPTNLNETSEGSNMKPQKKKKSKK